The genomic DNA CCACGTTGTTGTGCAGGATGTCGATGGCGCCAAAGCGCGCGTGCACGCGCCGCGCCACCTCGGCCACGGCGGCGGAGTCCGTGACGTCGGCGGCATAGGCCTCGGCGTCGAAGCCCTCGGCGTACAGCTGGGCACGGGTTTCCTCGGCCGCCTCGCGGCGGATGTCCACCACCGCCACGCGCGCGCCTTCGCGGGCGTAGACCATGGCGGCGGCCTTGCCGTTGCCCCAGCCGGGGCCAGCCGAACCGCCACCGAACACCAGCGCCACCTTGCCCGCCACACGGCCCCGGCCGGGCAGCGCATCGAGCGGCGGGAAGTACGCGGCCGACGTTGCCGGGCTGCTTGCATGTGCTGTGGTCGCCATGAATGTCTCTTTCTTTGTGGGTTGTGCCGGGCCTTCAGCCTCAGTGCACGGCCGCCATGAGTTCGGCCCAGTCGCGTGCGCCCTGCCCCTCGCGCGCCCCCAGGGCGTAGGCCGCCTGGTTCACGCGGCTGATCACGCCGGTCTCCCATGCGGACCGCGCGTCGCCAATGCGCGCGCTGCTGGCAGCCACCGTGGCAGCCGGGATGCCCCGCGCATCGAGCGCCGGCAGGCGCGAGACGCCCGCGCCGTCGCAGCCGATGCCCGCATCGTTGTAGAGCGCGGCGAACACGGGCAGCTTGATGGCGGTCTCGAACCGGCCACCCAGCAAGCCGCCGTGCGAGGCGGTGATCACCACGCAGTCGCGGTCCTCCTCGGCCACCAGCGAGGCCGAGTCGATGAGCACGACGGTGCGGTGCCCATGCAGTCCCGGCAGCACCTTGCGCGCCTCGCCGGGCGAGGGTCCCGGGTCCACGGCCTGCAGGTCCGCAGCGGCCATGCACTGCGCGGCCTGCAGGGCGGGCATGCCCACGCGCACGCCCAGCTGCACGGCACGCGCGTTGGCGTACGAGACCAGGCCGCGCCGCGCGCAGTCGGCCCCGTCGCCGATGCGCGCCGAGCGGTGGTGGAGGGCGGCGCACGGCACGCCCAGGCTGTTGGCATGGTCCAGGCCCGCGATGCCCGCGCGCTCCAGCCCCACGCCCGCATCACACACCACCAGGCCGGCCACGCCCTCCTGCAGCGCCAGGTGCACCGCGAACACGCCGCCATGCGAGGCGGCGATGGCCACGCGGCCCCGCACGTCCTGCCCCATGCGGGTGACCGAATCGCAGACCAGGATGTCGCGCGAAGGGGTGGTGCCGGTCATTCGCCGCTCCGGTCCTTGTTGTGGCCCTCGCCCGTGCCGCGGTAGGGCACCTCGTGGTCCACCAGGTCCCACACGAAACGGGCGGACGGAATGCGCTGCTCTTCCGCGATGTGCGCCACCAGCCCCGCCGCGCGCGAGATGACGGCAAAGCCGCGCATCATCGCCGGGGGCACGCCCAGCTCGCCCAGCAGCGTGCCCACCGCGCCCGTGGCGTTGATGGTGATGTGCTTGCCGAAGGCGCCATCCACCTCGCGCGAGAGGACCTCGATGGCCTGCAGGTAGCGCCCCTCGAAGCGCGGATGCTCGCGGCCGATGGCCAGCAGCCTGGCGGCGCGTGGGTCGTCCGGCTTGTGCATGTGCTGGCCGAAGCCGGGGATGGGCTTGCGCTCGGCGCGGTGGCGCTGCACCGTGGCGCGCGCCGCGGCCTCCACGCCTTCGGGCGCATCGATGATCTGGCGCAGCAGGATGGCCGAATTTTCCACCGTGCCCACGAACTGGCTGCCCACGGCCAGCAGGCCCGCGGCCACGCCGCTCTGGATGTTCTCGGGCGAGCTCATGTAGACCATGCGCGTGGCGATGGCGCTCGGCGTGAGGCCGTGTTCCATGATGGCGATGAGCGCGGCGTCGAGCACGCGCAGGTCGTCTGCGTCAGGCCGGCGGTTGAGGATCTGCGAGAACAGCACGTCGGTGAAGCCGCGCTGGCCCAGCACGTCCTCGGCCAGGTTGTCGCCCCGGTAGTGGATCGACGTTGCCGAGTGCGTGCACAGCTCGGTGTAGGGGCGTTCCACGGGCTTGTTCATGCGGGCTGCTCCTGGCGCACCAGGCGCGTGATGTCGGCCTTGAGTGTGACCTTGTGCACCTTGCCGGCCACGCTGCGCGGCAGGTCGGCGTAGAAGTGCACGGCCTTGGGGGTCTTCACGGAGCCTAGGTGCTCCTTGGCGAAGGCGATGAGCTCCTGCGCGCTCACCTGCGCGCCGGGCTTGAGCTGCACGGCCGCGTGCACGGCCTCGCCCCACTTGTCGTCCTCGATGCCGAACACGGCGGACTCGTGCACGGCCGGGTGCTGGTCGAGCACGCTCTCCACATCGATGGGGTAGACGTTGAAGCCGCCGGTGATGACCACCTCGCGCAGCCGGTCCTTGAGGAACAGGTAGCCGCGCTCGTCCACGTAGCCCCGGTCGCCCGTGTGCAGCCAGCCGTCCACGATGGTCTCGGCGGTCTTCTCCGGCATCTTCCAGTAGCCGTTCATGATGAGGTCGCCGCGCACCACGATCTCGCCCGCCTCGCCCGTGGGCAGCAGGGCGCCTTCCGGGCTCATGATGGCCATATCGGTCACCAGGCCCTGGCGGCCCACGGAGCGCCAGTTGGCCTCGTCGGCGAAGTCTTCGGCGCGCATCACGCTGACCACCTGCGGCGCCTCGGTCTGGCCGTAGGTGGTCTCCAGCACGGGGCCGAAGCATTCGCGCACCACGCGGATCTTCTCGGGCGGCATGGGCGCGCCGCCGTAGATCAGGTGCCTGAGGCGGGGCAGCCGAAGGCGCTCGCCATGCGCCTCGGCCACCAGCATGTACAGCAGCGTGGGCGGCATGAAGGTGGTGGTGATGCCATCCTCGCGGAAGCTGCGCAGCAGCTCGGCCGGCTTGTTGCTGGCGGGCAGCACGTGGCAGCCGCCCTGCGCCAGGATGGGCAGCAGGTAGGTGGAGGTGCCGTGCGTGACGGGCGCCGAGATGAGGTAGCGGTCGTCCGCGCCGAAGCCGAACGCCTGGATCTGGTTGACCAGCGTGGCCACCCACGCGCGGTAGGGCTGCATCACCCCCTTGGGCACGCCCGTGGAGCCGCCCGTGAACTTGATGGCCTGGGCCTCGTCGCGCGAGCGGTCGTGCGGCCGGGGCCGCTGGCCCGCGTGCGCAGCCTCGGCGGCCTGCAGCGTGGCGCGGGCTTCACCGCCCTCGCCCAGCGCCAGCACGGCCTTCACGCCGGCCAGGTCGAGCGTGCCCAGGTGCGCGGGCTCGGCCACCACGATGGTGGGTTCGGTGAACGCGATGATGCGGTTGAGCTCCGCCGCCGGGTTGCGCCAGTTCAGCGGCACCCACACCTTGCCCGCCGCCAGCACGGCCAGCAGCGCCACGACGTGGTCCACGGTGTTGCCGGCGCAGATGCCGACGCGCGAGCCGGGTTCGGCGTCCAACTGCTGCAGCGCGCAGGCGGCGGCGTCCACGCGCGCGGCCAGCGCGGCATAGGTCAGCACCTGGCCGCCGCCGGCCAGGGCTTCCCGCTGCGGATACATCCGGGCAGCGCGGTAGAAGAAATCGATGGGGTACATGCAAATATTCCGCAATACGGACTTTTATTGTTGAATCGTCGTCAGTGAAATAAATTTCTCATTGAATTATTCCTTTGCACGGCCGGACGCCAAAGCAAATAAGTCCACAATATGGATTTACAGTGAATTTGATGACATGACCACCGTTCAAAGCCTGGACCGGGCCATCGGGCTGCTGCGGCTGATTTCCTCCGAGCACAAGTCCGGCGCCCGCCTGTCCACGCTGGTGGCGGCCAGCGGCCTGGCGCAGCCCACGGTGCACCGGCTGCTCAAGCAACTGGTCGAAGGCGGGCTGGTGATGCAGGACGCCCGGCGCCGCTACCGGCTGGGCCACTTCGCCTACGAACTCGGGCTGGTGGCGTCCACCCACTTCAATTTGCGCGACCAGTGCGCGCCCTTCCTCGCACGCATCAGCGCCGAGACGGGGGACACCGCCTTCCTGGTGGTGCGCAGCGGGGCGGATTCGTTCTGCCTGGACCGCCAGTCCGGCAGCTTTCCGATCCAGGTGCTGACCGTGGAAGTGGGCAAGCGCCGGCCCCTGGGCATTGGCGGCGGGGGGTTGGCGCTGCTGAGCTTCATGCCGCAGGACGAACTGCCCGAGGTGCTCGGCCGCATCGAGCCGCACCTGGCCACCTACGGGGGCCTCACGCGGCAGATCCTGCTGGACCTGATGGAAACCGCCCGTGCGCGGGGCTACGCCAGCATCACCAACTACGCCGTGGCGGGCGTGACCAGCATTGGCGTGCCCATCCGGGACCGGGGCGGCATGGTGGTCGGCGCCATCAGCGTGAGCGCCATGACGGCGCGCATGCAGCCGCGCGAGGACTTCGTGGTGCAGACCCTGCAGCGGGAGATCGCGGCGCTGCAGAAGACGCTGTAGGTCCTGCGCACCGGCCGGCCGCGGTTGCACGGGCCACGGTTAGGCGGGGTAGGTGCCCGGCAGCAGGATGGACTGGTCCACCGTGTTGATGTTGGTGTGGCCGCAGAAGGCCATGGTGATGTCCAGCTCCTTCTGGATGATCTGCAGCGCGCGGGTCACCCCCGCCTCGCCGAAGGCACCCAGGCCGTAGAGGAAACTGCGCCCGATCAGCGTGCCCTGGGCGCCCAGCGCACGCGCCTTGAGCACGTCCTGCCCGCTGCGGATGCCGCCGTCCATCCACACCTCGATGTCCTTGCCGGCAGCGGCCGCGATGCCGGGCAGCGCGGCGATGGACGATGGCGCGCCGTCCAGCTGGCGGCCGCCGTGGTTGCTGACGATGAGCGCATCGGCGCCGCTGTCGACCGCTAGGCGGGCGTCCTCCGCGTCCATGATGCCCTTGAGGATCAGCTTGCCGCCCCAGCGCTTCTTGATCCACTCGACATCGCCCCAGTTGAGCTGCGGGTCGAACTGCTCGGCCGTCCAGGACGAGAGCGAGGACAGATCGCCCACGCCCTTGGCATGGCCCACGATGTTGCCGAACGAGCGGCGCGGGGTGCCCAGCATGCCCAGGCACCAGCGCGGCTTGGTCGCCAGGTTGATGAGGTTGGCGAGCGTGGGCTTGGGCGGCGCCGACAGTCCGTTCTTGATGTCCTTGTGGCGCTGGCCCAGGATCTGCAGGTCCAGCGTGAGCTGCAGCGCCGAGCAGTTGGCGGCCTTGGCGCGGTCGATCAGGCGCTCGATGAAGTCGCGGTCGCGCATCACATACACCTGGAACCAGAACGGGTGGCGCCCCGTGTGCTCGGCGATGTCCTCGAGGGAGCAGATGCTCATGGTCGAGAGCGTGAACGGGATGCCGAACGCCTTGGCCGCCTTCGCGCCCAGGATCTCGCCGTCGGCATGCTGCATGCCCGTGAGGCCCGTGGGCGCGATGGCCACGGGCATGGCCACGTCCTGCCCCACCATGGTGGTGCGCGTGCTGCGGCCTTCCATGTTCACGGCCACGCGCTGGCGCAGCTTGATGCGCTGGAAGTCGCTTTCGTTGGCGCGGTAGGTGCCCTCGGTGTACGAGCCTGAATCGGCGTAGTCATAGAACATGCGCGGCACGCGCCGCTGGGCGATGACACGCAGGTCTTCGATGCAGGTGATTTTGGACAAGTCAGGCACGCGGACGCTCCAGAAGGGGTTGCACAGGGGACGGTAAGAACTGCGCGGATGGTAGGCACTTGCGCGCTGGCGGGCCATCAAAATTATTTGCGCGGGGCTGCAACAAATTTCCAAGGCGGGCCGGGGCGGGCCCGCGCAAGCCCCAGGACTTTCACTAAAAACACCGCCTGGCGCTTATTCCACAAGCGCAATAAGCTATTATTTTCATAGCAAAACATGATCCCACCGTGGGTTCTGGCATGCGGCCCCCCTCCCCGCACCGCGTCGCACCGCCGCATGCTCAGCGCACGCGGCCTCCCGCGTTGTCGGCCAGCACGACCTCGGGCGTCTCGTCCGGGCCCCGGTAGAGCATGAAGCGCATGCGCCCGCCGCGCTTGGCGGCGTACATGGCGCTGTCGGCATGGCGCGAAAGCGCGTCGAAGGTGTCGCCATGCTGGGGGTACAGCGCGATGCCGCCGCTCAGCCCGATCTGCAGCACCCGCCCCGCCAGCTCGAAAGGCAGGTCGCAGGACGCGAGGATCTTGCACGCCACGCTGCACGCGGGCTCGGCGCCGTCCAGCCCCGGCAGCAGCACCACGAATTCGTCGCCGCCCTGGCGGCACACGGTGTCCGAGGCGCGCACGGCGGCCTTCAGGCGCTGGGCGAACTGCACCAGCAGCAGGTCGCCCACATCGTGGCCGAGGGTGTCATTCACGTCCTTGAAGCCGTCCAGGTCCAGGTACATCACGGCCAGGCACTTGCCGTCGCGGCGCGCCTGCGAGATGGCCAGCTGGGCGCGGTCCTGCAGCAGCACGCGGTTGGGCAGGTCGGTCAGCGCGTCGTACTGGGCGAGGTGCGCCATGCGCTCGGCCATGACCACCGATTCGGTCACATCGCGCAGCACGGCCACGGCGCCCGTCACGGCCCCATGGCGGTCGGTGATGGGGCTGGAGGTTTCCTCCACCTGAAAGCGCTGCCCGCTGGTGCGGTGCAGGACCACGCCGCGCACCGCTTCCACCGCCAGGCCCTGCTCCATGGCCTGGCGCAAGGGGCTGGCCAGCACCGCGTCGTTGTCGGGGCTGCGCAGGTTCACTACCTCGTCCACGTTGTGGCCCGCCGCGTCGAAGGCCTGCCAGCCGGTCAGGCGCTCGGCCACCGGGTTCAGGTACGTGACCGCTCCATGGGCGTCCGCGCAGACCACCGCGTCTCCGATGGACTGCAGCGTGAGGCGCACGCGCTCCTTCTCGTCAAACAGTTCGTCCTCCATGCGCTTGCGTTCCGAGATGTCCGTCACCTGCACGAAGATGCCACGCACCTTGCCGCCCTCGGTGTCGGGCAGGTAGGAGGCCATGGTGTGGCGCGCAACGCCATGCACATCCGCGAAGGTGCGCTCGAACAGTTGCGGCTCGCCCAGCAGCGCCCTGTCCAGGAACGGCTTGTTCTGCGCGAACAGCTCCGGCCCGAGCAGGTCGCTCAGGTGCATGCCGGGCATGCGCTCGGGCCGCACGCCGAACCACTCGAAATAGACCTGGTTGGCGAACCGGTTGCGCAGCCCGGCATCCCAGTAGCCGATCATCGAGGGCATGTTGTCGAGAATGGTGCGCGTGTTGCGTTCGGCCTCGCGCAGCCGCGCGGAGACCTGCTGGCGCAGCGTGAGCTCGCGCACGAACAGCGTGGCCAGCCCCACGCAGCTGACCATCAGCAGCAGCGCGAACCCGCCCAGCACCCAGGCGCTGCGGTACCACTTGGCCAGGACGGTGTCGGTGGACTGCGCCACGTTGAGGATCAGCGGATAGCGCCCCACGGGACGGAACGAATACAGGCGCTCCATGCCGTCGATGGTGGACGTGCCGATGAAGGTGCCCGTGCCCTCCTTCTGGAAGCGGATCATGTTGGGGGTGCCCGCCAGGCTGCGGCCCACGTCGGCGTCCCCATAGGGAAACCGGGTGATCACGACGCCGTCGCTGCGAAACAGGTTCACGCCGCTGTGGGGGCCCATGTCGAGCGAACCGAACAGCTCATTGAAATAGCTCAGGCTGATGGCGCCCACCACCACCCCGGCGAAGCTGCCGTCCGGACGGTAGTAGGCGCGCGAGACCGGCAGGATGTTGAGCCCGGTCACGCGCGAGGGCACGGGCTTGCCCACGAACAGGCCCTGGTGCCCGCCCGACTGGAACGCCGTGAAATAGTCGCGGTCCGCGAAGTTGACCCGGCGCGGCGGCAGCGGGCCCGAATCGAGCACCACGTTGCCCAGGGTGTCGAGCACCAGCACATCGCCCGCGCCACGCGCGCGCAGGGAGTTGTCGAACACCACCCGGGCGCGCAGGTCGGGCGGCAAGGCCCACACCTCGGGCCTGCCCACCTCGCGCGCCACGCCTTCCAGCGATTTATCGAACGTGTCGAGCGCCCAGCTCAGCCCCTGCTCCAGCGTGCGCGCGAGATTGGCGTTGGTCTGGGCGGCGTAGTTCCACTCGTCAGCGCGAATGGTCCAGATCGTGCGTGCGAAGAGTGCGCCAATGCCCAGCGAGACCAACAGGGCCAGCCAGATCAGGCGATGGGAAAAGAACTGGCGCAGAAAGGGCATAGAAATATCTTGTAACCATTCTAGGCGTCTACCTGTGGCGTGCCGGGCGGCAAGTCACACCGTATCCCTCGGATTTCGTGGCGTCAATGCGCAGTGGCCCTGGGTGCGGCCGCCACGGCACCCGCGCCGCGCACCTCGATGCGGACCTCGTCCAGCACCTGGCCCTGGACATCGGTGAGCTGCACCACGTGCCGCCCCGGCCAGGGCATCCAGGCCACGCGCGCGCCGCGCCCGAGCGGCCTGCCGTCCATGCGCCACAACCACCCGCTTCCCGTGGCGGTGAACTGCAGGCGCTGGCGCGCGGGAGGGATGTCCGGGTCCAGCGCGATGATGGTGCCAGGGGCCGGCGCCGTGATGCGCGCGCCAAGGCCCGGCGCGGCCGCCCCGGCCTCCCGCCCCGGGGGATGGGGGGTTCTTTTGGCGCTGGCGCTGGTTTCGTCTTGCCCGTTAGCTCCTGAATCAATAGCAAACAGGGGCTGCTGGGTGCCCTCCAGGAACCACTCCTGCCGCGCCGCCTCCAGGGGCTGGCGGGCGTCGCCCGCGCCACCGGGCTGTGGCGCGGCGGGCCCGAATTGCACGGCGGCCCGGGCAAGGCCTGGGGGCGCCTTGGGGGCGCGGCTGGGTTCGCGCGCGTGCAGGAAGCCCATGACCGCGGCCCAGATGGGCGCGGCGCCGCTGGTGCCGCTCACGTCGTGCATGGCCGCGCCGCTGGCATTGCCCACCCATACGCCCACGGTGTAGCGCGCGGACCAGCCCACGGCCCAGTTGTCGCGCATGTCCTTGCTGGTACCGGTCTTCACGGCGGTCCAGAAGCGCGTGGCCAGCACGCTGTCGGTGCCAAAGGTGCGCGCCCGCGCATTGCCGTCGGACAGGATGTCGCCCACGATGAAGACGGCGCGCGGATCGAGCGCGGGGGCGAAGGCCGGGGCCTTGCCGGGGGGCGCCTGGGCCCATGCCACCGGGCTCAGGCGCCCGCCGTTGGCGAGGGTGCGAAACGCGTTGGACAGGTGCAGCAGCGGCACCTCGGGGCTGCCCAGCGCGAGGCTGTAGCCAAAGTAGTCCCCGTTTTCGCGCAGCGGCATGCCCGCCGCGGAGAGCTGGCGATGGAACGCGTCCGGCGTGACCATGACCAGCGTGCGCACCGCCGGCACGTTCAGCGACGCCGCCAGCGCGGTGCGCACCGACACCCAGCCCTTGAACTGGCGGTCGTAGTTCTGCGGGATGTACAGGCCGCCCGCGGTGGCGATGTGCGCGGGCGAATCGTCCACCAGCGAGGCCGCCGTGAGACGCCGCTCGGCGATGGCCTGCGCATACAGGAACGGCTTGAGCGTGGAGCCCGGCTGGCGCGGCGCCAGCACGCCATCCACCTCGCCGGCCTGGCTCAGCGGCCCCGACGAGCCCACCCAGGCCAGCACCGCGCCCGTGGCGTTGTCCAGCACCAGCACCGCGCCGTCTTCCACGTTGCGCCCGCGCAGCTCCCGCAGGTGCTGCTGCAGGGTCTGCACGGCAAAGCGCTGCAGCGGCGCGCGCAGCGTGCTCTGCACGCGCTCGGGCACCACGCCCCCTTCCTTGAAGCGCTGGCGCAGCAAGTGCCGCGCGAAGTGGGGGGCCACGCCCTCGCTCGCATCGAACGCGCGGCGCTGCAGCGCCGCCGTGGCGAACAGGTCCAGGGCATCGCAGTCCACGGGGGGCAGGTGCTGTGCCGGACGGCCGGAGGCCAGGGATGGCGGCCGCGCCGGTGGCTGCTGCGCCCGCATGTCGCGCAGCACCCCGCAGGCCCGCTGCGCCACCAGGCCGGGGCGCGCGTTGGGCGCGCGCACCAGCGCGGCCGCCACGGCCGCCTCGCGCTCGTCCAGGCCATGGGCGGCCTTGCCGAACAGCGTGCGACTCAGGGCGTCGATGCCCACCAGTTCGCTGCGAAAGGGCACGAGGTTGAGGTAGGCCTCCAGGATCTGGTCCTTGCGCCAGCGCCGGTCCAGCACCTGTGCGGCCACCGTCTGGCCGAGCTTTTGCGCCACCGAGCGCCCGCCCGGCCCCTGGCGCCAGTCCCCATCGAGCAGGCCCGCCAGCTGCATGGTGATGGTGCTGGCCCCGCGCGTGCGCTGGTTCCACAGGTTGCCCCAGGCGGCGGCCGAGGCGGCTTGCCAGTCCACCCCGCTGTGCTCGAAGAAACGCTTGTCCTCGCTGAGCACCAGGGCCGTGCGCAGCGCGGGTGAAATGTCGGCCAGCGCCACCCACTGGCCACGGCGCACGGTGGTGTCGGTGCGCAGGCGCTGCAGCACCTCGCCCTCGCGCGAGAGGAGCACGGTGTCGGACGGTCTGAAGTCCGCGCGCACCTCCTCGAAAGTCGCGATGGCCGCCGCGGGCGCCGCCAGGAAGGCGGACAGGGCCGCCACGGCCCACCCCTTGTACGGCCTGCGCGCCCGCCCGGGCACCACGGGCCGGCCACGGTCAGTCATCCCGATGCTCCCGGTCGAACCGCGTTTCGGCCTCGGTCAGGTGGCGCAGCAGCACGTGCGAGATCAGGTTGACCCCGATGCCGCCGAACACCACCGGCAGGATATACAGGGCAATCGACAGCTCGGAGATGAACACCGCGTCGTCCGCCAGCGACGGCGTGCCTTTGGCCAGGGCCGCGAGCGATTGCAGCAGGTACACGTCCACGCCCGCGATCAGCACCAGCGCCACGCCAAAACCCAGCACCGCCATGCGCGAGATCGAGCGCGTGGCCAGCAGCAGCCCATAGATGCCCGCGGGCAGCACCAGGGAAAACGCCACCAGCAGCCAGAACCGCAGTTCCACGAAGACACTGAGGCTCATGGCGCGCGGCTCCGGGGACGGCTCATGACGGGGCGTGGCACGGCGCCGCGGCTACCTGGCCGCCTCCACCTTGACCCGCGCGTTGGGCAGCTCGCCGAACATCTCGGGCGCGTACATGGCCTCCACGCGGCTCGGGGGCAGCGCGAAATCGCCCACGTTGTTCAGGCGCACGGTGTACTCCATCTTGACCGTGCCCTTGGGCAGGTACTCGTAGTAGCTGCGGAAGGCCTCGAAGCTGCGCTCCTCGAACGCGGGCCAGCCCGCGCCGCTCTTCGCCTTCTCGCCCTGCGTGGCGATGGCCGAGTCGCGGCCCAGGCCGCTGCCCAGGATGGTGGCGCCGCCCGGGACCGGGTCGGTGATGGCCACCCAGGTCATGTCGGCGCTGGCGTTCACCTCCAGGGTCACGCGCAGCACGTCGCCGCGCGTGTACTGGCCTGCGGGCAGCGACTTGTTGGCCTGCTCCACCGGCGTGACGGTCTTCTTGATGGCATAGCCTGCGGCAAACGGCGCCTTGAGCTGGATGGCGGCCACGGACTGCAGGGTGAGCCACGGCTTGCCCGGCCCTTGGTGAGCCACCGCCAGGCTTTCCTTGCCACCCGCTTTGCCCCAGGCCAGGAACATGTCGTTGTTCTTGAGGTTGCCGGGCGATGCGGGGGCTCCGAACCAGGTCGTCTGGTGCGCGGCGCCCGTGGCGTCACTGGCCTTCACGCGCTCGACCTTGCTCCAGTCCACGGTGGCACTGCTGCCAGACATCGTGGCCTTGGTGGTGCCCGAGACCGGCACGGCCTCGAACTTGGCGCTGAATTTCTCCAGCGCCAGCCCGCCCCACAGGTTGGCCGTGGTGGTGTGCCAGGCGCCGGCCTGCTGGCGGCTGATGAAGCCGTTGGCCAGGCGGCCCATGTCGTCCTTCCAGGCCGGGTCGTCCATCACCGCGAGCATCAGGCGCGCGGTGTTCACGTCGCCGTTCTGCATCAGCCACCACCAGTAGTCGTCCTGCTCGGTGCTGAAGATCAGCTTGGTGCCCTGGAACGACAGGCGGCTGCGCAGGATCTGCAGGGCTTCGGCCAGGCGCTTGTCGCGCTCGGGCACGTCGGCCACGCGTTTGAGCACGTTCACCCAGTCGATCACCGTGTGCGTGGGCCACTGGTTGGGCGCGATGGTGATGCTGCCGACCATCCGGCCCTGGGCCTTGCCGTAGCGCGAGAGCGCCTCCAGCGCGGCCACCTTGCGCATGTCCAGGTCCTTGCGCGGGCTCCAGAAGCTGCGCTGGATGCGGCCTTCCACGAACGCGATCAAGCCGCGCTCCATGGGCGCGCGGGCCTCGTCGGGCAGGGCAAACGCGGGGTTGAGGCTGGCCGCCTCGTGCGTGGCCGCCAGCACGTAGGCCGTGAGCGTGTCGCTGCCCCGGTTGGCGTCGCCGTCGCGCGGCGGGAAGTAGTTGGCCAGGCCGTCGCTGTCCAGGTAGGTGGGCAACTGCGCCACCACGGTCTGCCACAGCGCGCCGTCACGCAGGCCCACGGCCTTGCTGGTCTTTTGCTCCAGGCAGGCGAACGGGTAGCGGGCCCACCAGTCGCGCACGCCGGGCAGGCCCTCGGCCAGCTTGGGCTGCAGCGACATCTTGAGGCCGCCCCGGCCCGGCAGCGCATCGGCGGGCGGGTTCACGTCCAGGCTGAAGCTGCCGTCCACCTGCACGAGCGTGGCCTGCTGCACCGTGAGCGGCACGGCGGGGATGATGCGCTGGCGTGCCTTGAGGGCATCGCGCGCGCCGCTGACGGTGTCCTTGGCCTCGATCTCCCACAGGATGGACTCGGAGCGCGTCTGCGCCAGCTGGGCCGGCGCGGTGACGTTCCAGGCCACCTCGCGCGACTCGCCGGCGGGGATGTCGACGGTCTGGGGCTTGAGCTCCAGCAGCGTGGCGCGCGGCGCTACCTCGACCCTCATCGCCGCCTTGGTGGTGTTGCGCAGCGTGATCTGCGCGCGGAACTGGTCGTCCTCGCGCACCAGGGGCGGCAGGCCGCTGATGATCTGCAAATCCTGCGTGGCGCGGATGCTGGTGCTGCCGGTGCCGAACAGGCCGGTGGACGCATCGGCCACCGCCACGATCTTGAACGTGGTCAGCGCGTCATTGAGCGGCACCGTCACCTTGGCCTGGCCGTTGGCGTCCAGCTGCAGGGCCGGCTCCCAGAGCAGCAGCGTGTCGAGCAGCTCGCGCGTCTGCGCCCTGCCCCCTCCGCCGCCGGCAGGCACGGCCTTCTTGCCATAGTGGCGCCGGCCGATGATCTCCATCTGCGCGGTGGAGGTCTCCACGCCCCAGCTGCGGCGCTGGAGCATGGCTTCGAGCAGGTTCCAGCTGTTGTTGGGCATCAGCTCCAGCAGCGCCTG from Acidovorax sp. A79 includes the following:
- the pbpC gene encoding penicillin-binding protein 1C, which gives rise to MTDRGRPVVPGRARRPYKGWAVAALSAFLAAPAAAIATFEEVRADFRPSDTVLLSREGEVLQRLRTDTTVRRGQWVALADISPALRTALVLSEDKRFFEHSGVDWQAASAAAWGNLWNQRTRGASTITMQLAGLLDGDWRQGPGGRSVAQKLGQTVAAQVLDRRWRKDQILEAYLNLVPFRSELVGIDALSRTLFGKAAHGLDEREAAVAAALVRAPNARPGLVAQRACGVLRDMRAQQPPARPPSLASGRPAQHLPPVDCDALDLFATAALQRRAFDASEGVAPHFARHLLRQRFKEGGVVPERVQSTLRAPLQRFAVQTLQQHLRELRGRNVEDGAVLVLDNATGAVLAWVGSSGPLSQAGEVDGVLAPRQPGSTLKPFLYAQAIAERRLTAASLVDDSPAHIATAGGLYIPQNYDRQFKGWVSVRTALAASLNVPAVRTLVMVTPDAFHRQLSAAGMPLRENGDYFGYSLALGSPEVPLLHLSNAFRTLANGGRLSPVAWAQAPPGKAPAFAPALDPRAVFIVGDILSDGNARARTFGTDSVLATRFWTAVKTGTSKDMRDNWAVGWSARYTVGVWVGNASGAAMHDVSGTSGAAPIWAAVMGFLHAREPSRAPKAPPGLARAAVQFGPAAPQPGGAGDARQPLEAARQEWFLEGTQQPLFAIDSGANGQDETSASAKRTPHPPGREAGAAAPGLGARITAPAPGTIIALDPDIPPARQRLQFTATGSGWLWRMDGRPLGRGARVAWMPWPGRHVVQLTDVQGQVLDEVRIEVRGAGAVAAAPRATAH